In Styela clava chromosome 14, kaStyClav1.hap1.2, whole genome shotgun sequence, the following are encoded in one genomic region:
- the LOC120340659 gene encoding THO complex subunit 2-like: MIQNNKHFKFVTKEIAKEWEKSGKAEIISKCEHFISAQKRPVEVVQGKDVRRIFYEVVRQVLAKCLKNEQLVGLISALKEKHPSICSVIVDIFSMIDIEITALQEKNVRDKFLVMVASCKDVVGTQLLKERLDVDTLESLKLVSSTKLFQQKYIKTKTRLFYKQQKFNLLREEMEGYSKLATELAQLQNKDEGAVYLLENIKSLIGCFNIDPNRVLDLILESFECHPKSRVFVPLLENYLVLCEKSTLCQMLGFKFAHYQVIGMKTPESLYIVSALLMQKGLVDLDDLLVHLVPEDEVLTSEWSKIVEAAKEKVRKMNIVNLSGTEKEEKEEKPEPPKLENQKFGLCEGLLRVGDWDNAKELMDRYETNYAMAEDSFVHALSQLISATIDPFYRRVASVKGSQALPPAKLKHGDMATPSVKEYGDLTENVFDMLNRLGPRLACDPLLMAKIIRIGRMFIHEYHEANEEQQKQWHAVYGGFLGATSNVFLPALSLLECNANMSEEVWVMLRMLPYQKRYRLYGEWKNDVYERHPDTMLMQAKTVDRTKYIMRRLTKENVKQSGRQMGKLSHGNPVVLFDCILNQIQRYDNMINPVVDAFKYLTNLSYDALAFCIIEALANPLKERMKYDDTNISDWLQSLASFSGAVFKKYTIELSGLLQYVANQLKAGKSLDLLILKEVVQKMSGIEISEEVTRDQLEALGGGELLKAEGGYFGQIRNTKKSSNRLKEALLLQKLELPMCVLISQHRHAIVFEEGEEKHLKLVGKLTDQCHDTLVQFGNFLSIQLSMDEYVKRFPPIDVLARDYHTPVDVAYFLSRPMYANQISSKYDEIRRSEKSKQKSSSLEKNQRYITACQSVMNPVCEMIKGTQPDKVWNDISPQFYTTFWSLSLYDVQVPTEAYDREISKLRQQVDGMLMEGSHDTRKRRERERCESLASKLKEEQRKQEDHKARVRARLKSEREGWFLAKTSKNDAITKFLQLCVFPRCVFSPLDAIYCAKFIQIMHLLRTPNFSTLLCFDRVFSDISYTVVCFSENEASRYGRFLASMLEIVMRWHKEKEVYEKECKNYPGFVTVLRTNATDGASKANHLDYENFRHVCHKWQFKLTKASVVCLDSKDYCSIRNALIILTKILPFFPMVTSLGNALEKRVEKIKEEKEKRPDLYALAMGYSGQLRARRSTMVPEHEFHFKDQTKPANTKATGEKAAKASKSSSEKVKTDSDASRRSKSLGKEKKESTEKSKDRGRSKDKMASGDASNHRSSSIGFESKESTRSRSIGKSGMKSPQKHRSGSSSRTLDTEERERKRRKIDASDIKAEKLEKREKSEKRSKSSSRDILDEERKSSKSKRESMGKESKRIKTENGSDEIRVKEKHRKSDGGEKAKKSSERESRKASRERSRHAR; the protein is encoded by the exons ATGATTCAAAACAACAAACATTTCAAGTTTGTGACGAAAGAAATTGCTAAAGAATGGGAGAAATCTGGAAAAGCAGAAAT aatcagCAAATGTGAGCATTTCATCTCAGCCCAGAAAAGACCAGTAGAAGTCGTTCAAGGAAAAG atGTTCGTAGAATCTTTTACGAAGTCGTTCGTCAAGTTTTGGCGAAATGTCTCAAGAACGAACAGCTGGTCGGATTAATCAGTGCCCTGAag GAGAAACATCCATCAATTTGTTCTGTTATCGTTGATATATTCTCAATGATTGACATCGAGATAACGGCTTTGCAGGAAAAAAATGTCCGAGATAAATTCCTTGTCATGGTTGCAAGTTGTAAG GATGTTGTCGGGACTCAACTTCTAAAAGAACGGTTAGACGTCGACACGTTGGAATCTCTAAAACTTGTCTCGAGCACAAAGCTCTTTCAGCAAAAATACATAAAGACAAAGACAAGGCTTTT TTACAAGCAGCAGAAATTCAATCTACTTCGTGAAGAGATGGAAGGATACTCAAAACTGGCAACAGAGCTTGCTCAACTGCAGAACAAGGATGAGGGGGCCGTGTACTTGCTGGAAAATATCAAGTCGCTGATAG GTTGCTTCAACATTGACCCAAATCGAGTCTTGGATCTCATCCTAGAATCGTTTGAGTGTCATCCTAAATCGCGAGTATTCGTTCCATTACTTGAGAACTATCTCGTACTCTGTGAGAAGTCAACGCTATGTCAGATGCTGGGATTCAAGTTTGCTCATTATCAG GTGATTGGAATGAAGACTCCTGAGTCCTTGTACATTGTTTCAGCCTTGTTGATGCAGAAAGGTTTAGTTGATCTCGACGATCTGCTGGTTCAT CTTGTCCCAGAGGACGAGGTTTTGACATCAGAGTGGTCGAAAATAGTGGAAGCAGCGAAAGAAAAAGTTCGGAAAATGAATATCGTGAATCTTTCTGGGACTGAGAAGGAAGAGAAAGAGGAAAAACCGGAACCCCCT AAACTTGAAAACCAGAAGTTCGGATTATGTGAAGGATTATTGAGAGTTGGAGATTGGGACAATGCGAAAGAGTTAATGGATCGGTATGAAACGAACTATGCGATGGCAGAAGACTCTTTCGTTCATGCGTTAAGTCAGCTGATTTCCGCAACCATTGATCCGTTCTATAGAAG agttgCATCCGTGAAAGGATCCCAAGCTTTACCCCCCGCAAAGTTGAAGCATGGAGACATGGCGACACCCAGTGTCAAAGAATATGGTGATCTAACGGAAAACGTCTTCGATATGCTGAACAGACTCGGGCCGAGGTTGGCCTGCGATCCATTGCTGATGGCAAAAATCATTCGTATCGGAAGGATGTTCATTCATGaa TATCACGAAGCGAACGAGGAACAACAGAAACAATGG CATGCCGTATACGGTGGATTCCTTGGGGCAACTTCTAATGTATTCCTTCCTGCTCTTTCACTGCTTGAATGCAACGCCAacatgtctgaggaagtctgggTGATGCTGAGAATGCTGCCGTACCAGAAAAG GTACCGACTGTACGGCGAGTGGAAAAACGACGTTTACGAACGACATCCAGATACAATGCTGATGCAAGCGAAGACTGTGGACAGAACGAAATATATTATGAG GCGTTTGACAAAAGAGAATGTGAAACAATCAGGGAGGCAGATGGGAAAGCTGAGCCATGGAAACCCAGTGGTATTATTTGATTGT atTCTGAACCAAATTCAGCGATACGACAACATGATAAATCCAGTAGTGGACGCCTTCAAATACTTGACGAATCTTTCTTACGATGCATTGGCCT TTTGTATCATTGAAGCTTTGGCGAACCCTCTCAAGGAGAGAATGAAGTACGATGATACAAATATATCAGATTGGCTACAGA GCCTTGCATCCTTCAGTGGAGCCGTGTTCAAGAAATATACAATCGAGTTGTCTGGCCTCCTACAGTATGTTGCGAATCAGTTGAAAGCTGGAAAAAG tcTTGATCTTTTGATCTTGAAGGAGGTCGTTCAGAAAATGTCAGGAATTGAGATTTCAGAAGAAGTAACGAGAGACCAATTGGAAGCCTTGGGAGGTGGAGAGCTGCTGAAAGCTGAG GGAGGATACTTTGGGCAAATTCGCAACACGAAAAAGTCATCGAATAGACTCAAAGAAGCCTTGTTACTCCAGAAACTAGAATTACCGATGTGCGTTCTAATATCTCAACATAGGCATGCGATTGTCTTCGAGGAGGGAGaagaaaaacatttgaaattggTTGGGAAACTCACAGACCAG TGCCACGATACTCTAGTCCAGTTTGGCAACTTTCTTTCAATCCAACTAAGCATGGATGAATATGTGAAGCGTTTCCCACCTATTGATGTTCTGGCGAGAGATTATCACACTCCCGTGGACGTTGCGTACTTTCTATCAAGACCGATGTACGCTAATCAGATAAGT tcGAAATACGATGAGATTCGACGTTCAGAAAAGTCGAAACAAAAGTCTTCCTCGCTAGAAAAGAATCAGCGATACATCACAGCATGTCAGAGTGTGATGAACCCGGTCTGTGAGATGATTAAAGGCACACAACCAGATAAG GTTTGGAACGATATCTCTCCTCAGTTCTACACAACATTCTGGTCTTTGAGTTTGTACGACGTTCAGGTCCCAACAGAAGCTTACGACAGAGAAATTAGCAAACTGAGGCAACAGGTTGACGGAATGCTAATGGAAGGG TCTCATGATACACGGAAACGTCGTGAACGTGAACGCTGTGAATCTCTTGCTtcaaaattaaaagaagaaCAAAGAAAACAGGAGGATCACAAAGCAAGAGTTCGGGCAAGATTGAAAAGTGAGAGAGAAGGATGGTTCCTTGCAA aaactTCAAAGAATGACGCCATTACGAAGTTTCTACAGCTTTGTGTGTTCCCAAGATGTGTTTTCTCACCACTAGACGCCATCTATTGCGCCAAGTTTATTCAGATCATGCATTTACTAAGGACACCAAATTTCTCTACATTGCTGTGTTTTGATCGG GTTTTCTCTGATATCTCCTACACAGTCGTATGTTTCAGTGAAAATGAAGCTTCAAGGTATGGAAGATTTCTGGCATCTATGCTCGAGATTGTAATGAGATGGCACAAGGAGAAAGAAGTCTATGAAAAG GAATGCAAGAACTACCCTGGATTTGTGACGGTTCTTCGGACCAACGCTACGGATGGTGCAAGCAAAGCAAATCATTTGGATTACGAGAACTTCCGTCATGTTTGCCACAAATGGCAGTTCAAATTGACAAAAGCTTCAGTG gtttGCCTCGATTCTAAGGATTACTGCTCCATTAGGAATGCTCTCATCATCTTGACAAAG ATCCTCCCTTTCTTTCCCATGGTAACGTCTCTTGGAAATGCTCTCGAGAAACGAGTCGAAAAAATCAAAGAAGAGAAAGAGAAAAGGCCGGATTTATATGCATTAGCAATGGG CTACTCAGGACAACTCAGAGCCCGTCGTTCAACCATGGTTCCAGAACATGAATTTCATTTCAAGGACCAGACAAAACCAGCTAACACTAAAGCTACTGGAG AAAAAGCAGCCAAAGCTTCCAAATCAAGCAGTGAGAAAGTGAAGACTGATTCAGATGCGAG TCGTCGTTCAAAATCTCTTGGTAAGGAAAAGAAGGAATCAACTGAAAAGTCAAAGGATAGAGGAAGAAGTAAAGACAAGATGGCGTCAG GTGATGCAAGTAATCATCGTTCCAGCAGCATCGGGTTCGAATCCAAGGAATCTACTCGTAGTCGATCGATTGGGAAATCTGGGATGAAATCTCCGCAAAAACATAGATCGGGAAGCAGTTCTCGAACTTTGGATACTGAAGAGAGAG
- the LOC120341307 gene encoding uncharacterized protein LOC120341307, whose translation MDFVKIILFISLIYGLYAKQKVPAGACVSKIVNGKLVQIGDCEKNDGSDIVRLIKKSRDEKIKAETKCDVTYKKKCYRAVVYDVRNVTFTDAKAICKSKNGKPANIYDLKHYQLLLPYLRSPIPGGGWPYIAGQILMRIWTGMEYKNNQLLLSNGKPITIATEVWFPDYPSPEASRTNVGVVVDKDPEYADQGMFNRSPSHSFHGVICEI comes from the exons ATGGACTtcgtcaaaattattttgttcatcTCTCTCATCTATGGATTGTATGCGAAGCAAAAAGTACCCg CTGGAGCCTGCGTTTCCAAGATCGTGAATGGGAAACTCGTTCAAATTGGAGATTGCGAG aaaaaCGATGGATCCG ATATCGTCAGACTGATTAAGAAGAGTCGTGATGAGAAGATAAAGGCtgaaa CTAAGTGTGACGTCACATACAAGAAAAAATGCTACCGAGCAGTTGTGTATGATGTACGGAATGTTACCTTCACCGATGCCAAAGCAATCTGCAAATCAAAGAACGGAAAACCCGCGAATATTTACGACCTCAAGCATTACCAGCTGCTGCTCCCTTATCTACGTTCACCGATTCCTGGTGGTGGTTGGCCATATATTGCCGGTCAGATATTGATGCGGATCTGGACTGGGATGGAATATAAG AACAATCAGCTTTTGCTATCCAATGGAAAACCAATCACTATAGCAACAGAAGTGTGGTTTCCTGATTATCCGAGTCCCGAAGCATCGCGGACAAATGTTGGTGTTGTTGTCGATAAAGATCCAGAGTATGCAGATCAGGGAATGTTCAATCGTTCACCATCCCACTCATTCCACGGTGTcatctgtgaaatataa